One segment of Phaeacidiphilus oryzae TH49 DNA contains the following:
- the gyrA gene encoding DNA gyrase subunit A yields MADENETNPPADEGPEPRDEAVTEVPAEGVALRVEQVGLETEMQRSYLDYAMSVIVSRALPDVRDGLKPVHRRVLYAMYDGGYRPEKGFYKCARVVGDVMGTYHPHGDSSIYDALVRLAQPWSMRMPLVDSNGNFGSPGNDPAAAMRYTECKMAPLAMEMLRDIDEETVDFQPNYDGRNQEPMVLPSRIPNLLINGSAGIAVGMATNIPPHNLREVASGAQWFLEHPEAGNEELLDALIERIKGPDFPTGALITGRKGIEEAYRTGRGSITMRAVVAVEEIQGRQCLVVTELPYQVNPDNLAQKIADLVKDGRVGGIADVRDETSSRTGQRLVIVLKRDAVAKVVLNNLYKHTDLQTNFGANMLALVDGVPRTLSLDAFIRNWVAHQIDVIVRRTKFRLRKAEERAHILRGLLKALDAIDEVIALIRRSETIEVAREGLMGLLQIDEIQATAILDMQLRRLAALERQRIMAEHDELQAKIDEYNAILASPAKQRQIVSEELAAIVDKFGDDRRTALVPFDGDMSVEDLIAEEDIVVTITRGGYVKRTKTEDYRSQKRGGKGVRGAKLKQDDIVDHFFVSTTHNWLLFFTNKGRVYRAKGYELPDAGRDARGQHVANLLAFQPDEQIAQVMAVRTYEAAPYLVLATRQGLVKKTPLKDYDSPRSGGLIAINLREDEEGNTDELIGAELVSAEDDLLLVSKKAQAIRFTATDEALRPMSRATSGVKGMSFREDDELLSLNVVRPETFVFTATDGGYAKRTSVDEYRVQGRGGLGIKAAKIVEDRGSLVGALIVDETDEIMAITLSGGVIRTRVSEVRETSRDTMGVQLINLGKKDAVVGIARNAEAAGDEELEEAAADAEAAAEAEASEGPEGSEDGSA; encoded by the coding sequence ATGGCCGACGAGAACGAGACGAACCCGCCCGCGGACGAGGGTCCGGAGCCCCGCGACGAGGCAGTGACCGAGGTGCCGGCGGAGGGCGTCGCGCTCCGGGTCGAGCAGGTCGGTCTCGAGACCGAGATGCAGCGCTCGTACCTCGACTACGCGATGAGCGTGATCGTGTCCCGGGCGCTGCCCGACGTGCGGGACGGCCTGAAGCCCGTCCACCGCCGGGTGCTGTACGCCATGTACGACGGCGGGTACCGGCCGGAGAAGGGCTTCTACAAGTGCGCCCGCGTGGTCGGCGACGTGATGGGCACCTACCACCCGCACGGCGACTCCTCGATCTACGACGCGCTGGTCCGCCTGGCGCAGCCGTGGTCGATGCGGATGCCGCTGGTGGACTCCAACGGCAACTTCGGCTCCCCGGGCAACGACCCCGCGGCCGCCATGCGCTACACCGAGTGCAAGATGGCGCCGCTGGCCATGGAGATGCTCCGGGACATCGACGAGGAGACCGTCGACTTCCAGCCGAACTACGACGGCCGGAACCAGGAGCCGATGGTCCTGCCGTCGCGCATCCCCAACCTGTTGATCAACGGGTCGGCCGGTATCGCCGTCGGCATGGCCACCAACATCCCGCCGCACAACCTGCGTGAGGTGGCGTCCGGTGCCCAGTGGTTCCTGGAGCACCCGGAGGCCGGCAACGAGGAGCTGCTGGACGCCCTGATCGAGCGGATCAAGGGCCCGGACTTCCCGACCGGCGCGCTGATCACCGGCCGCAAGGGGATCGAGGAGGCGTACCGCACCGGGCGCGGCTCGATCACCATGCGCGCGGTGGTGGCGGTGGAGGAGATCCAGGGCCGGCAGTGCCTGGTGGTCACCGAGCTGCCGTACCAGGTGAACCCGGACAACCTGGCGCAGAAGATCGCGGACCTGGTGAAGGACGGCCGGGTCGGCGGCATCGCCGACGTCCGGGACGAGACCTCCTCCAGGACCGGCCAGCGCCTGGTGATCGTCCTCAAGCGGGACGCGGTCGCCAAGGTCGTCCTGAACAACCTGTACAAGCACACCGATCTGCAGACCAACTTCGGCGCCAACATGCTGGCGCTGGTCGACGGGGTGCCGCGGACGCTGTCGCTGGACGCCTTCATCCGCAACTGGGTGGCGCACCAGATCGACGTCATCGTCCGCCGGACCAAGTTCCGGCTGCGGAAGGCCGAGGAGCGGGCGCACATCCTGCGCGGCCTCCTCAAGGCGCTGGACGCGATCGACGAGGTCATCGCGCTGATCCGGCGCAGCGAGACGATCGAGGTGGCGCGCGAGGGCCTGATGGGCCTGCTGCAGATCGACGAGATCCAGGCCACCGCGATCCTGGACATGCAGCTGCGCCGGCTGGCCGCCCTGGAGCGGCAGCGGATCATGGCCGAGCACGACGAGCTGCAGGCGAAGATCGACGAGTACAACGCGATCCTGGCCTCGCCGGCCAAGCAGCGGCAGATCGTCAGCGAGGAGCTGGCGGCGATCGTCGACAAGTTCGGGGACGACCGGCGCACCGCGCTGGTGCCCTTCGACGGCGACATGTCCGTGGAGGACCTGATCGCCGAGGAGGACATCGTCGTCACGATCACCCGCGGCGGCTACGTCAAGCGCACCAAGACCGAGGACTACCGCTCGCAGAAGCGCGGCGGCAAGGGCGTGCGCGGGGCGAAGCTCAAGCAGGACGACATCGTCGACCACTTCTTCGTCTCCACCACCCACAACTGGCTGCTGTTCTTCACCAACAAGGGCCGGGTCTACCGGGCCAAGGGCTACGAGCTGCCGGACGCCGGCCGGGACGCCCGCGGCCAGCACGTGGCCAACCTGCTGGCCTTCCAGCCGGACGAGCAGATCGCCCAGGTGATGGCGGTCCGCACCTATGAGGCGGCGCCCTACCTGGTGCTGGCGACCCGCCAGGGCCTGGTGAAGAAGACCCCGCTGAAGGACTACGACTCCCCGCGCTCCGGCGGTCTGATCGCGATCAACCTCCGCGAGGACGAGGAGGGCAACACCGACGAGCTGATCGGCGCCGAGCTGGTCTCGGCCGAGGACGATCTGCTGCTGGTGTCGAAGAAGGCGCAGGCGATCCGGTTCACCGCGACCGACGAGGCGCTCCGCCCGATGTCCCGGGCCACCTCCGGGGTGAAGGGGATGAGCTTCCGGGAGGACGACGAGCTGCTGTCGCTCAACGTGGTCCGCCCGGAGACCTTCGTCTTCACCGCCACCGACGGCGGCTACGCCAAGCGCACCAGCGTGGACGAGTACCGGGTGCAGGGCCGCGGCGGTCTGGGGATCAAGGCGGCCAAGATCGTGGAGGACCGCGGTTCGCTGGTCGGCGCGCTCATTGTGGACGAAACCGACGAAATCATGGCGATCACCCTCAGCGGGGGTGTGATTCGTACCCGAGTTTCGGAGGTTCGGGAAACCAGTCGTGACACCATGGGCGTCCAGCTGATCAACCTCGGCAAGAAGGACGCGGTCGTCGGGATCGCCCGGAACGCGGAGGCGGCCGGCGACGAGGAGCTCGAAGAGGCCGCGGCGGACGCGGAGGCGGCGGCGGAGGCGGAGGCGTCCGAGGGCCCGGAGGGCTCGGAGGACGGCTCGGCCTGA
- the gyrB gene encoding DNA topoisomerase (ATP-hydrolyzing) subunit B: MRPELCQKGRFVADSGNPNQNPVDPADPEDAAASGAAHAVTEPVAEPSYDASAITVLEGLDAVRKRPGMYIGSTGERGLHHLVYEVVDNSVDEALAGHADTIDVTILPDGGVRVVDNGRGIPVGIVPSEGKPAVEVVLTVLHAGGKFGGGGYAVSGGLHGVGVSVVNALSTKVAVEVRTDGHRWTQDYKAGTPTAPLKKNEEVEETGTSVTFWADPEIFETTEYSFETLSRRFQEMAFLNKGLTIKLTDERPDHVAEDGSPVSVKYHYEGGISDFVRYLNSRKGEVVHPTVIDFEAEDTERKISVEVAMQWNSGYSEGVFSFANTIHTHEGGTHEEGFRSALTGLINRYARDKKLLREKDDNLSGEDVREGLTAIISVKLGEPQFEGQTKTKLGNTEAKTFVQKIVYEYFSDWLDRNPSEAADIIRKGIQAATARVAARKARDLTRRKGLLETASLPGKLSDCQSNDPAECEIFIVEGDSAGGSAKAGRDPRVQAILPIRGKILNVEKARIDRVLQNQEIQALISAFGTGIGEDFDASRLRYNKIIMMADADVDGQHINTLLLTLMFRFMRPLIEAGHVYLAKPPLYKIDWGKGDVEYAYSDPERDALVELGRQNGKRIRENSIQRFKGLGEMNAEELRVTTMDAEHRILRQVTLDDAALADDLFSVLMGEDVEARRSFIQRNAKDVRFLDI; encoded by the coding sequence ATGCGGCCCGAGCTGTGCCAGAAAGGGCGCTTCGTGGCCGATTCCGGCAACCCCAACCAGAACCCTGTTGACCCCGCCGACCCCGAGGACGCCGCTGCGAGCGGCGCGGCGCACGCGGTGACCGAGCCAGTCGCCGAACCGTCGTACGACGCCAGTGCGATCACCGTGCTCGAGGGCCTGGATGCCGTCCGCAAGCGTCCGGGCATGTACATCGGTTCCACCGGTGAGCGCGGCCTCCACCACCTGGTGTACGAGGTCGTGGACAACTCCGTGGACGAGGCCCTGGCGGGTCACGCGGACACCATCGACGTGACCATCCTGCCGGACGGCGGCGTCCGGGTGGTGGACAACGGCCGCGGCATCCCGGTGGGCATCGTCCCCTCCGAGGGCAAGCCGGCCGTCGAGGTCGTCCTCACGGTGCTGCACGCGGGCGGCAAGTTCGGCGGCGGCGGCTACGCGGTCTCCGGCGGCCTCCACGGTGTCGGCGTGTCCGTGGTGAACGCCCTCTCCACCAAGGTCGCCGTCGAGGTCAGGACGGACGGCCACCGCTGGACCCAGGACTACAAGGCGGGCACGCCCACGGCGCCGCTGAAGAAGAACGAGGAGGTCGAGGAGACCGGCACCTCGGTCACCTTCTGGGCCGATCCGGAGATCTTCGAGACCACCGAGTACTCCTTCGAGACGCTCTCCCGGCGCTTCCAGGAGATGGCCTTCCTCAACAAGGGCCTGACCATCAAGCTGACCGACGAGCGGCCCGACCACGTCGCGGAGGACGGCAGCCCGGTCTCGGTGAAGTACCACTACGAGGGCGGCATCTCCGACTTCGTGAGGTACCTCAACTCCCGCAAGGGCGAGGTCGTCCACCCGACGGTGATCGACTTCGAGGCGGAGGACACCGAGCGGAAGATCTCGGTCGAGGTCGCCATGCAGTGGAACAGCGGGTACAGCGAGGGGGTCTTCTCCTTCGCCAACACCATCCACACCCACGAGGGCGGCACCCACGAGGAGGGCTTCCGCTCCGCGCTGACCGGCCTGATCAACCGGTACGCCCGGGACAAGAAGCTGCTCCGGGAGAAGGACGACAACCTCTCCGGCGAGGACGTCCGCGAGGGCCTGACCGCGATCATCAGCGTCAAGCTGGGCGAGCCGCAGTTCGAGGGCCAGACCAAGACCAAGCTGGGCAACACCGAGGCCAAGACCTTCGTCCAGAAGATCGTCTACGAGTACTTCTCGGACTGGCTGGACCGGAACCCCTCGGAGGCCGCGGACATCATCCGCAAGGGCATCCAGGCGGCCACCGCCCGGGTCGCCGCCCGCAAGGCGCGCGACCTGACCCGGCGCAAGGGCCTGCTGGAGACCGCCTCGCTGCCGGGCAAGCTGAGCGACTGCCAGTCCAACGACCCGGCCGAGTGCGAGATCTTCATCGTGGAGGGCGACTCCGCCGGCGGCTCCGCCAAGGCCGGGCGGGACCCGCGGGTACAGGCGATCCTGCCGATCCGCGGAAAGATCCTCAACGTCGAGAAGGCGCGGATCGACCGGGTGCTGCAGAACCAGGAGATCCAGGCGCTGATCTCGGCCTTCGGCACCGGCATCGGCGAGGACTTCGACGCCTCCCGGCTGCGCTACAACAAGATCATCATGATGGCGGACGCGGACGTCGACGGCCAGCACATCAACACCCTGCTGCTGACCCTGATGTTCCGGTTCATGCGGCCGCTGATCGAGGCCGGCCACGTCTACCTGGCCAAGCCCCCGCTGTACAAGATCGACTGGGGCAAGGGCGACGTGGAGTACGCGTACTCGGACCCCGAGCGGGACGCCCTGGTCGAGCTCGGCCGGCAGAACGGCAAGCGGATCCGGGAGAACTCGATCCAGCGCTTCAAGGGTCTCGGCGAGATGAACGCCGAGGAGCTCCGGGTGACCACGATGGACGCCGAGCACCGCATCCTGCGGCAGGTCACCCTGGACGACGCCGCCCTCGCCGACGACCTGTTCTCGGTGCTGATGGGCGAGGACGTCGAGGCCCGGCGGAGCTTCATCCAGCGCAACGCCAAGGACGTCCGCTTCCTCGACATCTGA
- a CDS encoding DUF721 domain-containing protein, translating into MDGQQIPAGGSGGESGGEPGGAGAPEEERKPTPELSGVDLARVALRAAKEQARQRGEQVRQKKEARRNGLRSGARADGRDPQPLGAAIGRLITERGWEAPAAVGGVMGRWPQIVGPDVAAHCAPEHYAEEERVLTVRCDSTAWATQLRLLAPQLVARLNADLGHGTVKLIKVLGPAGAPRRHGRLRAPGSSGPGDTWG; encoded by the coding sequence ATGGACGGTCAGCAGATTCCGGCCGGAGGGTCCGGCGGGGAGTCCGGAGGAGAGCCCGGCGGGGCCGGGGCCCCGGAGGAGGAGCGGAAGCCCACGCCCGAGCTCTCCGGCGTCGACCTGGCGCGGGTCGCCCTCCGCGCGGCGAAGGAGCAGGCCAGGCAGCGCGGCGAGCAGGTCCGGCAGAAGAAGGAGGCCCGCCGGAACGGGCTGCGCAGCGGCGCCCGCGCGGACGGCCGGGACCCGCAGCCGCTGGGTGCGGCGATCGGCCGGCTGATCACCGAGCGCGGCTGGGAGGCCCCGGCCGCGGTCGGCGGCGTGATGGGCCGCTGGCCGCAGATCGTGGGCCCGGATGTGGCGGCGCACTGCGCGCCGGAGCACTACGCGGAGGAGGAGCGGGTGCTCACCGTGCGCTGCGACTCGACGGCCTGGGCGACGCAGCTGAGGCTGCTGGCCCCTCAGCTGGTGGCCCGGCTGAACGCGGATCTGGGCCATGGCACGGTGAAGCTGATCAAGGTGCTCGGCCCGGCCGGGGCCCCGCGCCGGCACGGCCGGCTGCGCGCCCCCGGAAGCAGCGGACCCGGCGACACCTGGGGCTGA
- the recF gene encoding DNA replication/repair protein RecF (All proteins in this family for which functions are known are DNA-binding proteins that assist the filamentation of RecA onto DNA for the initiation of recombination or recombinational repair.), with product MHVAHLSLADFRSYARAEVPLGPGVTAFVGPNGQGKTNLVEAVGYVAALGSHRVAGDAPLVRQGAERAVVRAAVVRDDRQTLVELELNPGRANRARINRSDNVRPRDVLGLLRTVLFAPEDLALVKGDPGDRRRFLDDLLVARAPRLAGVRQDYERVLKQRNALLKSAATARRAAGRSVDLSTLDVWDDHLARSGSELTARRLELVAALGPLVSRAYAELAGPGAETVLEYRSSALPEGESAAAAPKDAAEAHRLLLEALGRSRKQELERGVTLVGPHRDDLTLRLGTLPAKGYASHGESWSYALALRLASYELLRIDELGPEAARTADGSLPEGPGGPVLILDDVFAELDSKRRERLASLVSGGEQVLVTAAVPEDVPAQLSGVRFSVRDGLVERVD from the coding sequence ATGCATGTCGCGCATCTGTCGCTGGCCGACTTCCGTTCCTACGCCCGGGCCGAGGTTCCGCTCGGCCCGGGCGTGACCGCCTTCGTCGGGCCCAACGGCCAGGGCAAGACCAACCTGGTCGAGGCCGTGGGCTATGTCGCGGCGCTGGGCAGCCACCGGGTCGCGGGGGACGCCCCGCTGGTCCGGCAGGGCGCCGAGCGCGCGGTGGTGCGGGCGGCGGTGGTCCGGGACGACCGGCAGACCCTGGTGGAGCTGGAGCTCAACCCCGGCAGGGCCAACCGGGCCCGGATCAACCGCTCGGACAACGTCCGCCCGCGGGACGTCCTCGGCCTGCTGCGCACGGTGCTCTTCGCGCCGGAGGACCTGGCCCTGGTGAAGGGCGATCCGGGGGACCGGCGGCGGTTCCTGGACGATCTGCTGGTGGCGCGGGCGCCCCGGCTGGCCGGTGTCCGGCAGGACTACGAGCGGGTGCTCAAGCAGCGGAACGCGCTGCTGAAGAGCGCCGCCACGGCCCGCCGGGCGGCCGGCCGCTCGGTCGACCTCTCCACCCTGGACGTCTGGGACGACCATCTGGCCCGCTCCGGATCCGAGTTGACGGCCCGTCGGCTGGAGCTGGTGGCGGCGCTCGGCCCGCTGGTCTCCCGGGCGTACGCCGAACTGGCCGGGCCCGGCGCGGAGACCGTGCTGGAGTACCGCTCCTCGGCGCTGCCCGAGGGCGAGTCGGCGGCCGCCGCGCCCAAGGACGCCGCCGAGGCGCACCGGCTGCTGCTGGAGGCGCTCGGCCGGTCCAGGAAGCAGGAGCTGGAGCGGGGGGTGACCCTGGTCGGCCCGCACCGCGACGACCTGACGCTCCGTCTGGGCACCCTGCCGGCCAAGGGGTACGCGAGCCACGGCGAGTCCTGGTCGTACGCGCTGGCCCTCCGGCTCGCCTCGTACGAGCTGCTGCGGATCGACGAGCTCGGCCCGGAGGCGGCGCGGACCGCGGACGGGTCGCTGCCCGAGGGGCCCGGCGGCCCGGTGCTGATCCTGGACGACGTCTTCGCCGAGCTGGACTCCAAGCGCCGGGAACGGCTGGCCTCGCTGGTCTCCGGCGGGGAGCAGGTGCTGGTCACCGCCGCGGTCCCGGAGGACGTCCCGGCGCAGCTGTCCGGTGTGCGCTTCTCGGTGCGCGACGGCCTGGTGGAGCGGGTGGACTGA
- the gnd gene encoding phosphogluconate dehydrogenase (NAD(+)-dependent, decarboxylating) translates to MELGLIGLGKMGGNMRERLRRAGHTVIGYDRNPDVTDVASLKELVDSLAAPRVVWVMVPAGAPTQQTVDELGELLSPGDTVVDGGNSRWTDDEKHAEELGTKGIGFVDCGVSGGVWGLQNGYALMYGGDSAHVAKVQPIFDALKPEGEYGAVHAGRVGAGHFAKMVHNGIEYAMMQAYAEGWELLEKVDSVTDVREVFRSWREGTVIRSWLLDLAVDALDKDEHLDGLRGYAADSGEGRWTVEAAIDNAVPLPAITASLFARFSSRQEDSPSMKMIAALRNEFGGHAVESKK, encoded by the coding sequence ATGGAGCTCGGCCTCATCGGTCTCGGCAAGATGGGCGGCAACATGCGCGAGCGGCTGCGCCGCGCAGGGCACACCGTCATCGGCTACGACCGGAACCCGGACGTCACGGACGTCGCAAGCCTCAAGGAGCTGGTGGACTCGCTCGCCGCTCCCCGGGTGGTGTGGGTGATGGTGCCGGCCGGCGCTCCGACCCAGCAGACCGTCGACGAGCTCGGCGAGCTCCTCTCCCCCGGTGACACGGTGGTCGACGGCGGCAACTCCCGCTGGACGGACGACGAGAAGCACGCCGAGGAGCTGGGCACGAAGGGCATCGGCTTCGTCGACTGCGGCGTCTCCGGCGGAGTCTGGGGCCTGCAGAACGGCTACGCGCTGATGTACGGCGGGGACTCGGCGCACGTCGCCAAGGTCCAGCCGATCTTCGACGCCCTGAAGCCCGAGGGCGAGTACGGCGCGGTCCACGCCGGCCGGGTCGGCGCCGGGCACTTCGCCAAGATGGTCCACAACGGCATCGAGTACGCCATGATGCAGGCCTACGCCGAGGGCTGGGAGCTGCTGGAGAAGGTCGACTCGGTGACCGACGTCCGCGAGGTCTTCCGCTCCTGGCGGGAGGGCACCGTCATCCGCTCCTGGCTGCTGGACCTGGCGGTGGACGCCCTGGACAAGGACGAGCACCTGGACGGCCTGCGCGGCTACGCGGCCGACTCCGGTGAGGGCCGCTGGACGGTCGAGGCGGCGATCGACAACGCCGTCCCGCTGCCCGCGATCACCGCCTCGCTCTTCGCCCGCTTCTCCTCCCGCCAGGAGGACTCCCCGTCGATGAAGATGATCGCCGCGCTGCGCAACGAGTTCGGCGGCCACGCCGTCGAGAGCAAGAAGTAA
- the dnaN gene encoding DNA polymerase III subunit beta, translating into MKFRVERDVLAEAVAWAARSLPARPPVPVLAGLLLTVSQGESAQGQEGSLSLSGFDYEVSARVAVEAEVEEAGTVLVSGRLLADISRALPNRPVEISTDGVRVIVVCGSSRFTLPTLPVEEYPALPQMPTATGEVAGDVFAAAVAQVAVAAGRDDTLPVLTGVRVEIEEDRVTLAATDRYRFAVRELLWKPEQPGLNSVALVPAKTLQDTAKSLAGGGAGENVSIALAGTEGDGEGLIGFEGAGRRTTTRLLDGEFPKFRSLFPTEFNSMAVIETAPFVEAVKRVALVAERNTPVRLSFEQGVLTLEAGSGDDAQATERVDADLEGDDISIAFNPGYLLEGLSAINAPFAQFAFTTSTKPALLSGKPAADAEADETYKYLIMPVRLSS; encoded by the coding sequence GTGAAGTTCCGGGTGGAGCGTGACGTACTGGCGGAGGCGGTGGCCTGGGCCGCCCGCAGCCTCCCGGCACGGCCGCCGGTGCCGGTCCTCGCGGGCCTGCTGCTGACGGTCTCCCAGGGCGAGTCGGCCCAGGGGCAGGAGGGCTCCCTGAGCCTCTCCGGGTTCGACTACGAGGTCTCGGCCCGGGTCGCGGTCGAGGCCGAGGTGGAGGAGGCCGGCACGGTCCTGGTCTCCGGCCGCCTGCTGGCCGACATCTCCCGGGCCCTCCCCAACCGGCCGGTGGAGATCTCCACAGACGGTGTACGGGTCATCGTGGTCTGCGGCAGCTCGCGATTCACACTCCCCACCCTGCCTGTGGAGGAGTACCCGGCGCTGCCCCAGATGCCCACCGCCACCGGCGAGGTCGCGGGGGACGTCTTCGCCGCCGCGGTCGCCCAGGTCGCCGTCGCCGCCGGACGGGACGACACCCTCCCGGTGCTCACCGGCGTCCGGGTGGAGATCGAGGAGGACCGGGTCACCCTGGCCGCCACCGACCGCTACCGCTTCGCCGTCCGCGAGCTGCTGTGGAAGCCGGAGCAGCCGGGCCTGAACTCGGTGGCCCTGGTGCCCGCCAAGACCCTGCAGGACACCGCCAAGTCGCTGGCCGGCGGCGGCGCCGGGGAGAACGTCTCGATCGCGCTGGCCGGCACGGAGGGCGACGGCGAGGGCCTGATCGGCTTCGAGGGCGCCGGCCGCCGCACCACCACCCGGCTGCTGGACGGCGAGTTCCCCAAGTTCCGCAGCCTCTTCCCGACCGAGTTCAACTCGATGGCGGTGATCGAGACCGCGCCGTTCGTCGAGGCGGTCAAGCGCGTCGCGCTGGTCGCGGAGCGGAACACCCCGGTGCGGCTGAGCTTCGAGCAGGGCGTGCTGACCCTGGAGGCCGGCTCCGGCGACGACGCGCAGGCCACCGAGCGGGTGGACGCGGACCTGGAGGGCGACGACATCTCGATCGCCTTCAACCCGGGCTACCTCCTGGAGGGCCTGTCCGCGATCAACGCCCCGTTCGCCCAGTTCGCGTTCACCACCTCGACGAAGCCGGCCCTCCTCAGCGGCAAGCCCGCCGCCGACGCCGAGGCGGACGAGACGTACAAGTACCTGATCATGCCGGTGCGGCTGTCCAGCTGA